The following coding sequences lie in one Myxococcus xanthus genomic window:
- a CDS encoding glycosyltransferase family 4 protein, whose protein sequence is MRRTYTLIAGDFVDTGGMDRANLALALWLAKQGHPVRLVAHRVAEVLLRHPNVRFVRVPKPANAYLLGEPLLSAVGRAWALRTRAEGGRVVANGGNCPVASANWVHYVHGAYPSEPTGGVLRQLKGHVSHRYYVRSERQALRRARVIIANSERTRDDVVAATGVSASRVRVIYLGGDAERFRPVTAEARREVRASLGWPESRPVALFVGALGDRRKGFDTLFQAWARLCARADWGVDLKVVGSGAQRDAWEREAADRGLGQRIQFLGFRDDVARLLSAADVLVSPTRYDAYGLNVHEALCAGLPALVSRSAGVAERYPEALSGLLLDAPGDVDALVRRLEDWREHAAAWAPHVAALSETLRAQTWDTMAEAIVDTVEREG, encoded by the coding sequence ATGCGAAGAACGTACACGCTCATCGCCGGTGACTTCGTGGACACCGGCGGCATGGACCGGGCCAACCTGGCGCTGGCGCTCTGGCTGGCGAAGCAGGGGCACCCCGTCCGGTTGGTGGCACACCGCGTGGCGGAGGTCCTCCTGCGCCATCCCAATGTGCGCTTCGTGCGAGTGCCCAAGCCCGCCAATGCGTATCTGCTCGGCGAACCGCTGCTGAGCGCGGTGGGCCGGGCCTGGGCACTGCGTACCCGCGCCGAGGGAGGCCGCGTGGTGGCCAATGGTGGCAACTGCCCGGTGGCGTCCGCCAACTGGGTCCACTACGTCCACGGCGCCTATCCCTCCGAGCCCACCGGCGGCGTGCTGCGCCAGCTCAAGGGCCACGTGAGCCACCGGTACTACGTGCGCTCGGAGCGGCAGGCCCTGCGGCGCGCGCGCGTCATCATCGCCAACTCGGAGCGCACGCGGGATGATGTGGTGGCCGCCACGGGCGTTTCGGCGTCCCGGGTGCGCGTCATCTACCTCGGTGGTGATGCGGAGCGCTTTCGCCCGGTAACAGCCGAGGCGCGGCGTGAAGTCCGCGCGTCCCTGGGGTGGCCGGAGTCCCGGCCCGTGGCGCTCTTCGTCGGCGCGTTGGGCGACCGCCGCAAGGGCTTCGACACCCTCTTCCAGGCGTGGGCGCGGCTGTGCGCACGGGCGGATTGGGGCGTGGACCTCAAGGTCGTGGGCTCAGGTGCGCAGCGTGATGCGTGGGAGCGCGAAGCCGCGGACAGAGGACTGGGGCAGCGCATCCAGTTCCTCGGCTTCCGTGACGACGTGGCGCGCTTGCTGTCGGCGGCGGACGTGCTGGTGTCGCCCACGCGGTATGACGCATATGGGCTGAACGTCCATGAGGCGCTGTGTGCCGGGCTGCCTGCGTTGGTGAGCCGCTCGGCGGGCGTGGCGGAGCGCTACCCGGAGGCGCTGTCGGGCCTGCTGCTGGACGCGCCGGGTGACGTGGACGCGTTGGTGCGGCGCCTGGAGGACTGGCGCGAGCACGCGGCGGCCTGGGCGCCTCACGTGGCCGCGCTGTCGGAGACGCTCCGGGCGCAGACGTGGGACACCATGGCCGAGGCCATCGTGGACACGGTGGAGCGCGAGGGCTGA
- a CDS encoding glycosyltransferase family 4 protein: MKQSRRLITLSHSYVVGLNRRLANEMVRVGAGEWDVTAVAPRFFHGDLSPLALQLEADEPARTEGVRAYFSRSLHTFLYGPEARAHLARGADLVHVWEEPYVLAGLELALLTPRRVPLVFSTAQNLSKRYPPPFAQAERFVVQRASGWVAWGETVRDNLLTRPGYAERPARAIPMGVDADLFQPDSAAGESLRRELGWETSGPPVVGFLGRFVPEKGVSLLMDALDALDTPWRALFVGGGPMEGALRDWAARHTHSVRVLTGVPHSGVPRALNAMDMLCAPSQTTRQWREQFGRMLAEGFACGVPVLGSDSGEVPRTMGDAGIVLPETSVSAWTQAIANLLESPQRREELATRGRERAVTRFSWPVVAKAHLDFFTEVLERRA; the protein is encoded by the coding sequence TTGAAGCAGTCACGCCGGCTCATCACCCTCTCCCACTCCTATGTCGTCGGCCTCAACCGGCGCCTCGCCAACGAGATGGTTCGCGTGGGCGCGGGTGAATGGGATGTCACCGCGGTGGCGCCACGCTTCTTCCATGGCGACCTGAGCCCGCTCGCCCTGCAACTCGAAGCGGACGAGCCCGCCAGGACGGAAGGCGTGCGCGCCTACTTCAGTCGCTCGCTCCACACCTTCCTCTACGGTCCGGAGGCGCGTGCTCACCTCGCGCGCGGCGCGGACCTGGTGCACGTGTGGGAAGAGCCCTATGTGCTGGCCGGCCTGGAGCTGGCATTGCTCACACCGCGTCGCGTCCCGCTCGTCTTCAGCACCGCGCAGAACCTGTCCAAGCGTTACCCGCCGCCCTTTGCCCAGGCGGAGCGCTTCGTCGTCCAGCGCGCTTCCGGCTGGGTGGCCTGGGGTGAAACCGTGAGGGACAACCTCCTCACCCGTCCCGGCTATGCGGAGCGGCCCGCGCGCGCCATTCCCATGGGCGTGGACGCGGACCTGTTCCAACCGGATAGCGCCGCGGGCGAGTCCTTGCGGCGCGAGCTCGGGTGGGAGACATCAGGCCCACCCGTGGTGGGGTTTCTCGGCCGCTTCGTCCCGGAGAAGGGCGTGTCCCTGCTGATGGATGCGCTCGACGCGCTCGACACCCCTTGGCGCGCGCTCTTCGTGGGCGGAGGCCCGATGGAAGGTGCGTTGCGTGACTGGGCGGCCCGGCACACCCACTCGGTGCGAGTCCTCACCGGCGTGCCCCACTCAGGCGTGCCACGCGCGCTCAACGCCATGGACATGCTGTGCGCCCCCAGTCAGACGACGCGCCAATGGCGGGAGCAGTTCGGCCGCATGTTGGCGGAGGGCTTCGCGTGTGGCGTGCCCGTGCTCGGCAGTGATTCGGGCGAAGTCCCGCGCACCATGGGCGACGCGGGCATCGTGCTGCCGGAGACGTCTGTGTCCGCCTGGACGCAGGCGATCGCCAACCTGTTGGAGAGTCCCCAGCGCAGAGAAGAACTGGCCACACGGGGACGAGAACGCGCCGTCACCCGCTTCTCGTGGCCGGTGGTGGCGAAGGCACACCTGGACTTCTTCACCGAGGTCCTGGAGCGGCGCGCCTGA